From a region of the Cyclopterus lumpus isolate fCycLum1 chromosome 5, fCycLum1.pri, whole genome shotgun sequence genome:
- the rplp0 gene encoding 60S acidic ribosomal protein P0, with protein sequence MPREDRATWKSNYFLKIIQLLDDYPKCFVVGADNVGSKQMQTIRLSLRGKAVVLMGKNTMMRKAIRGHLENNAALEKLLPHIKGNVGFVFTKEDLAEVRDLLLHNKVPAAARAGAIAPCDVTVPAQNTGLGPEKTSFFQALGITTKISKGTIEILSDVGLIKTSDKVGASEATLLNMLNISPFSYGLNIQQVYDNGSVYSPEVLDITEASLHAKFLEGVRNIASVCLEIGYPTLASVPHSVINGYKRVLAVAVETDYSFPLADKVKAFLADPSAFAAVAAAPVAAAVTAAAPAAKEEVKEESEASDDDMGFGLFD encoded by the exons ATGCCCAGGGAAGACAGGGCCACGTGGAAGTCCAACTATTTTTTGAAAATAATC cAACTTTTGGACGACTATCCAAAATGCTTCGTCGTGGGCGCAGACAACGTGGGCTCCAAGCAGATGCAGACCATCCGGCTGTCTCTGCGGGGCAAGGCCGTGGTGCTGATGGGTAAAAACACCATGATGCGCAAAGCCATTCGTGGCCACCTGGAGAACAACGCTGCCCTGGAGAA GCTTCTGCCTCACATTAAAGGAAATGTGGGCTTTGTCTTCACCAAGGAGGATCTGGCTGAGGTTCGGGACCTGCTGCTGCACAACAAG GTGCCTGCAGCAGCCCGTGCTGGAGCAATCGCCCCATGTGATGTGACAGTGCCGGCCCAGAACACTGGTCTGGGTCCTGAGAAGACTTCTTTCTTCCAGGCTCTGGGTATCACCACAAAGATCTCAAAGGGAACCATTGAAATCTTG AGTGACGTCGGTCTGATCAAGACTAGTGACAAGGTTGGTGCCAGCGAGGCCACGCTCCTCAACATGCTGAACATCTCACCCTTCTCCTACGGACTCAACATCCAGCAGGTGTATGACAATGGCAGTGTTTACAGCCCTGAGGTGCTCGACATCACAGAGGCTTCTCTGCATGCCAAGTTCCTGGAG GGTGTGAGGAACATCGCTAGTGTGTGTCTGGAGATCGGCTACCCCACTCTGGCCTCCGTCCCCCACTCTGTCATCAATGGCTACAAGAGAGTCCTGGCTGTCGCTGTTGAGACAGATTACTCCTTCCCCCTGGCAGACAAG GTCAAGGCCTTCCTGGCTGACCCGTCTGCTTTTGCTGCTGTCGCAGCAGCACCTGTAGCAGCCGCAGTCACCGCAGCCGCTCCAGCTGccaaggaggaggtgaaggaggagtcTGAGGCATCAGATGACGACATGGGCTTCGGTCTATTCGACTAA
- the LOC117731407 gene encoding golgin subfamily A member 7-like produces the protein MKLERRYACAPASDRIPSTMAETHSLQDLRQPAVSSKVFVQRDYGSGTISKFQTKFPSELESRLDKQQFDETIQTLNNLYAEAEKLGGKSYLEGCLACLTAYTIFLCMETHYEKVLKKISRYIKDQNEKIYAPRGLLLTDPIERGLRVVEITIYEDRSIGSGR, from the exons ATGAAGCTAGAGCGTCGATACGCATGCGCACCAGCTAGCGACAGGATACCGTCCACCATGGCTGAG ACCCACAGTTTACAGGACCTCCGGCAGCCGGCTGTCTCCTCCAAGGTGTTTGTCCAGAGGGACTACGGCTCAGGAACCATCTCCAAGTTCCAGACCAAGTTCCCCTCTGAGCTCGAGTCGAGG CTCGATAAGCAGCAGTTTGATGAAACCATCCAGACCCTCAACAACTTGTATGCAGAGGCAGAGAAACTAGGGGGGAAGTCTTATTTGGAGGGCTGCCTGGCTTGTCTCACTGCCTATACAATATTCCTCTGTATGGAAACGCACTATGAAAAG gTGTTAAAGAAGATTTCTCGGTACATTAAGGACCAGAATGAGAAGATATATGCTCCCAGGGGCTTGCTGTTGACTGACCCCATAGAGAGAGGCCTCAGAGTC GTTGAAATTACCATCTATGAAGACAGAAGTATTGGTTCTGGAAGATAA
- the r3hcc1 gene encoding R3H and coiled-coil domain-containing protein 1, with translation MMMMMLTWGEVSNTCTCPQEDPCLSLATLAFPCFDGLYLPKQESVFLHDVKEELEVYLQQSRRQSVLLFPPLPSRLRYLIHRTTEDLPELATFSVGDSWCRRVVVCHAELRAVEEEVGDWEGNDSFCEQPLRNREEMGGGAKTRSSFPSRGRGPKRPDKALYMPRAARERLSFQNSPEPPGDQGGPGPASSSCIGSSRDSCFSPEATEDTSPAATREQLLGAADRGADSSALCPPEENRALPLTPNEAEPLGWQQTVSCFKDMTLEEDEKGKEDVCTDADDVTEEIKAHLKEPAAVSIQHVHNDYSVYESEPVRLDKLCHVIEIYDFPHCFKTDDLVDAFTDYSDGGMKIEWVDDTHALGVFSTETAAIQALSICHPLLKARALNEGSKQAKGKANRQAEFIQPVKERPRTDSAVARRMVTRALGMQGRGRRGQRY, from the exons atgatgatgatgatgctcacGTGGGGGGAGGTCAGTAACACGTGCACTTGCCCACAGGAGGACCCGTGCCTCTCTCTGGCCACCCTGGCGTTTCCGTGTTTCGATGGCCTTTACCTCCCAAAGCAGGAGAGCGTGTTCCTGCATGATGTCAAGGAGGAGCTGGAAGTCTACCTGCAGCAGAGCCGCCGCCAGAG CGTGCTCCTGTTCCCACCTCTGCCGAGCAGACTGCGGTACCTGATCCACAGGACCACGGAGGACCTGCCGGAGCTCGCCACCTTCTCAGTCGGGGACAGCTGGTGCCGCAGGGTGGTGGTCTGCCATGCCGAGCTACG GGCTGTGGAAGAGGAAGTCGGTGACTGGGAGGGCAACGACAGCTTCTGTGAACAGCCCCTGAGAAACAGGGAGGAGATGGGTGGCGGCGCCAAGACCAGATCATCCTTCCCGTCGCGAGGCAGAGGACCGAAGAGGCCGGACAAAGCCCTCTACATGCCACGGGCTGCTCGGGAGAGACTCTCCTTCCAGAACTCTCCAGAACCGCCGGGAGACCAAGGGGGTCCCGGTCCAGCCTCAAGTAGCTGCATCGGCAGTTCACGTGACTCTTGTTTCTCTCCCGAAGCGACAGAGGACACCTCCCCCGCGGCCACACGGGAGCAGCTCCTCGGTGCGGCGGACCGCGGCGCCGACAGCTCGGCTCTTTGTCCTCCGGAAGAGAACCGAGCGCTGCCGCTGACCCCCAACGAAGCCGAGCCCCTCGGCTGGCAGCAGACCGTGTCCTGCTTCAAGGACATGACTCTGGAGGAAGACGAGAAGGGAAAGGAAGACGTGTGCACGGACGCAGACGATGTCACTGAAGAG ATCAAGGCACATCTGAAAGAGCCGGCGGCCGTTTCCATTCAGCACGTTCACAACGACTACTCCGTTTACGAGAGCGAGCCCGTCCGCCTGGATAAGCTCTGCCACGTGATCGAGATCTACGACTTTCCGCATTGTTTCAAAACGGACGACCTCGTGGACGCGTTCACAGACTACAG TGATGGCGGAATGAAGATCGAGTGGGTCGACGACACACACGCCCTGGGGGTTTTCTCCACTGAGACGGCAG CAATCCAGGCCCTCTCCATTTGCCATCCTTTGTTGAAGGCAAGAGCGTTGAATGAAGGGAGTAAACAAGCCAAAGGAAAGGCCAACAGACAAGCAG AGTTCATCCAGCCGGTGAAGGAGCGTCCTCGGACCGACTCTGCTGTTGCCAGGCGGATGGTGACCCGAGCGCTGGGGATGCAGGGACGAGGCCGAAGGGGCCAGCGCTACTGA
- the loxl2a gene encoding lysyl oxidase homolog 2A produces MLRPVAIHCLFATLLCTWPPCHAQSASPVIQLRLAGEKRKHYEGRVEVFYNGEWGTVCDDDFSISAAQVVCRELGFLDAESWKPSAKYGKGEGPIWLDNVHCSGGEKSLAQCHSNGFGVSDCKHSEDVGVVCAQKRIPGFKFIRNQAGSEEGVTVQVEDVRIRATYSQRKRIPITEGFLEVKDGGKWRQICNEEWTQTNSRVICGMYGFPTEKRFNARPYKLLANRRKKNYWGFSVNCTGNEADLSDCKLGTEVELKGNSTCEQGMPVVISCVPGRAFAPSVSAGYRKAYRVEQPLVRLRGGAMIGEGRVEVLKNGEWGTVCDDNWDRRAASVVCRELGFGSAKEALTGARLGQGSGPVHMNEVECSGFEKSLTECYFNRDALGCSHEEDAALRCNVPAMGFNKRLRLNGGRNAFEGRVEVLAERNGSAAWGAVCSDGWGTMEAMVVCRQLGLGFASNAFQETWYWEGDSSADAVLMSGVRCSGTELTLDQCLHHGKHVQCPKGGGRFAAGVSCTQMAPDLVLSAQAVEQTTYLEDRPMYALQCAHEEHCLSESADTADSSSYRRLLRFSSQIHNNGQSDFRPRAAHHSWVWHECHRHYHSMEVFTHYDLLSLNGTKVAEGHKASFCLEDTHCDEGIQKKYACANFGSQGITQGCWDTYRHDIDCQWIDITDLKPGDYIFQVVINPNYEVAESDYTNNVMKCRSRYDGQRIWTYNCRIGGSLSSHTEESLPGLLTNQLSQR; encoded by the exons ATGCTGCGCCCGGTTGCAATCCACTGTCTGTTTGCCACCTTGCTGTGCACGTGGCCGCCGTGCCACGCCCAGTCCGCCTCCCCTGTGATCCAGCTGCGACTAGCCGGGGAGAAACGGAAACACTACGAGGGCCGGGTGGAGGTTTTCTACAATGGAGAGTGGGGGACGGTGTGCGATGATGACTTTTCCATATCCGCTGCCCAGGTGGTGTGCAGAGAGCTGGGCTTCCTGGACGCCGAGTCCTGGAAGCCCTCGGCCAAGTACGGAAAAGGAGAAG GTCCTATCTGGTTGGACAACGTGCACTGCTCTGGTGGAGAGAAGAGCCTGGCTCAGTGTCACTCCAACGGCTTCGGAGTGTCGGACTGCAAACATTCAGAAGATGTCGGAGTTGTCTGCGCCCAGAAGCGCATTCCAGGCTTCAAGTTCATCCGGAACCAGGCCGGCAGCGAAGAG ggTGTGAcggtgcaggtggaggatgtgAGGATCAGGGCCACTTACTCTCAGAGGAAGAGGATTCCCATCACGGAGGGCTTTCTGGAGGTGAAAGACGGCGGCAAGTGGAGACAGATCTGCAACGAGGAGTGGACGCAGACCAACAGCAGGGTCATCTGCGGCATGTACGGCTTCCCCACGGAGAAACGCTTCAATGCCCGACCCTACAA GCTGCTGGCCAACCGGCGTAAGAAGAACTACTGGGGTTTCTCCGTCAACTGCACGGGCAACGAGGCCGACCTGTCAGACTGCAAGTTGGGCACAGAGGTCGAGCTGAAGGGCAACAGCACCTGTGAGCAAGGCATGCCCGTCGTGATCAGCTGTGTGCCCGGACGGGCCTTCGCCCCCAGCGTCAGTGCCGGCTACAGGAAGGCCTACCGGGTTGAG CAACCCTTGGTGCGTCTGAGAGGCGGAGCTATGATCGGCGAGGGCCGCGTGGAGGTGCTGAAGAACGGGGAGTGGGGCACCGTGTGCGACGACAACTGGGACAGAAGAGCCGCCTCCGTGGTGTGTCGAGAGCTGGGCTTCGGCAGCGCCAAGGAGGCCTTGACCGGCGCCCGGCTGGGACAAG gGAGCGGGCCGGTCCACATGAACGAGGTGGAGTGCTCCGGCTTTGAGAAGTCCCTCACCGAGTGCTACTTCAACCGCGACGCCCTGGGCTGCAGCCACGAGGAAGACGCGGCGCTCAGGTGCAACGTCCCCGCCATGGGCTTCAACAAAAGA CTCCGGTTAAACGGCGGCCGCAACGCGTTCGAGGGCCGCGTGGAGGTTCTGGCCGAGAGGAACGGCTCCGCGGCGTGGGGCGCCGTGTGCAGCGACGGCTGGGGCACCATGGAGGCCATGGTGGTGTGCAGGCAGCTCGGCTTGGGCTTTGCCAGCAACGCTTTCCAG GAAACGTGGTACTGGGAGGGAGATTCCTCGGCCGACGCAGTCCTGATGAGCGGAGTGCGATGTTCCGGAACCGAGCTGACTCTGGATCAGTGTCTCCATCACGGGAAGCACGTTCAATGTCCCAAAGGAGGCGGACGCTTCGCCGCGGGGGTCTCCTGCACCCAGA TGGCCCCCGACCTGGTCCTCAGTGCCCAGGCCGTGGAGCAGACCACCTACCTGGAGGACCGGCCCATGTACGCCTTGCAGTGCGCCCACGAGGAGCACTGCCTCTCCGAAAGCGCCGACACGGCGGACTCCAGCTCCTACCGACGCCTCCTCCGCTTCTCCTCCCAGATCCACAACAACGGCCAGTCTGACTTCCGGCCGCGGGCGGCGCACCACTCCTGGGTCTGGCACGAGTGTCACAG ACATTACCACAGCATGGAGGTGTTCACCCACTACGACCTGCTGAGTCTCAACGGCACTAAAGTGGCCGAGGGACACAAAGCCAGCTTCTGTCTGGAGGACACTCACTGTGACGAAG GTATCCAGAAGAAGTACGCGTGTGCCAACTTCGGGTCGCAGGGCATCACGCAGGGCTGCTGGGACACCTACAGGCACGACATCGACTGTCAGTGGATCGACATCACGGACCTGAAGCCCGGCGACTACATCTTCCAG GTCGTGATAAACCCCAACTACGAGGTCGCAGAATCGGATTACACCAACAACGTCATGAAGTGCCGCTCCCGGTACGATGGACAGAGGATATGGACGTACAACTGTCGTATAG GTGGCTCGCTGAgttcacacacagaggagtCTCTCCCCGGCCTGCTGACCAACCAGCTTTCACAAAGGTAG